In one Janibacter cremeus genomic region, the following are encoded:
- the mce gene encoding methylmalonyl-CoA epimerase yields MTDLFTAIDHVGVAVPDLDDAIAFYRDSLGMELAHEETNEEQGVREAMMRVGDSGSCIQLLAPLTPESTIAKFLDRNGQGMQQLAYRVEDIDAVCATLRERGLRLLYDTPKRGTSNSRVNFIHPKDARGVLVELVEPDHIGAGAHQA; encoded by the coding sequence ATGACTGATCTGTTCACCGCCATCGACCACGTCGGTGTCGCCGTGCCCGACCTCGACGACGCGATCGCCTTCTACCGTGACTCCCTGGGCATGGAGCTCGCGCACGAGGAGACCAACGAGGAGCAGGGCGTGCGCGAGGCGATGATGCGCGTCGGCGACTCCGGCTCCTGCATCCAGCTGCTCGCGCCGCTGACCCCCGAGTCGACGATCGCGAAGTTCCTCGACCGCAACGGCCAGGGCATGCAGCAGCTCGCCTACCGCGTCGAGGACATCGACGCCGTCTGCGCGACCCTGCGCGAGCGCGGCCTGCGGCTCCTCTACGACACCCCCAAGCGCGGGACGAGCAACTCCCGGGTGAACTTCATCCACCCCAAGGACGCCCGTGGCGTCCTCGTCGAGCTCGTGGAGCCCGACCACATCGGTGCGGGCGCCCACCAGGCCTGA
- a CDS encoding acetyl-CoA C-acetyltransferase has product MSERPVSVIVAGARTPMGRMSGSLKGFSGSDLGGFAIKGALEKAGISGEQVDYVIMGQVLTAGEGQIPARQAAIKGGIPKNVPALTVNKVCLSGIDAIALAAQLVRAGEFDVIVAGGQESMTNAPHLLPKSREGIKYGDTKLKDSMAYDGLHDIITDQAMGSLTESKNSEKSEFSREEQDAFAAASHQKAAKAWSEGKFADEVVAVEVPQRKGDPVVFDTDEGVRGDTTVESLGKLRPAFAKDGTITAGSASQISDGAAAVVVMSKAKAEELGLDYLAEIGAHGVVAGPDSTLQSQPANAIEAALKKDGISVGDLDLVEINEAFAAVGLSSTKQLGIDPEKVNPNGGAIAMGHPLGMSGARITLALAHELKRRGGGTGAASLCGGGGQGDALIVRVPRA; this is encoded by the coding sequence ATGTCCGAGCGTCCTGTGTCCGTCATCGTCGCAGGGGCCCGCACCCCGATGGGCCGCATGAGCGGCTCCCTCAAGGGCTTCTCCGGGTCCGACCTCGGCGGCTTCGCCATCAAGGGGGCCCTGGAGAAGGCCGGCATCTCGGGCGAGCAGGTCGACTACGTGATCATGGGCCAGGTGCTCACCGCCGGTGAGGGCCAGATCCCCGCTCGTCAGGCCGCGATCAAGGGCGGGATCCCGAAGAACGTGCCCGCGCTCACCGTCAACAAGGTCTGCCTCTCCGGTATCGACGCGATCGCCCTCGCGGCCCAGCTCGTGCGCGCCGGCGAGTTCGACGTCATCGTCGCCGGCGGCCAGGAGTCGATGACCAACGCGCCGCACCTGCTGCCCAAGAGCCGCGAGGGCATCAAGTACGGCGACACCAAGCTCAAGGACTCGATGGCCTACGACGGCCTGCACGACATCATCACCGACCAGGCGATGGGCTCGCTGACCGAGTCGAAGAACTCCGAGAAGTCCGAGTTCTCCCGCGAGGAGCAGGACGCCTTCGCCGCCGCCAGCCACCAGAAGGCCGCCAAGGCCTGGTCCGAGGGCAAGTTCGCCGACGAGGTCGTCGCCGTGGAGGTCCCGCAGCGCAAGGGCGACCCGGTCGTCTTCGACACCGACGAGGGCGTCCGGGGTGACACCACCGTCGAGTCCCTGGGCAAGCTGCGCCCGGCCTTCGCCAAGGACGGCACCATCACCGCCGGCTCCGCCTCGCAGATCTCCGACGGTGCCGCCGCGGTCGTCGTGATGAGCAAGGCCAAGGCCGAGGAGCTCGGCCTGGACTACCTCGCCGAGATCGGCGCCCACGGCGTCGTCGCCGGGCCGGACTCCACGCTGCAGTCCCAGCCGGCCAACGCGATCGAGGCCGCGCTGAAGAAGGACGGCATCTCGGTGGGCGACCTGGACCTCGTCGAGATCAACGAGGCCTTCGCCGCCGTCGGCCTGTCCTCGACCAAGCAGCTGGGCATCGACCCCGAGAAGGTCAACCCCAACGGTGGCGCCATCGCCATGGGCCACCCGCTGGGCATGTCCGGCGCGCGCATCACCCTCGCGCTGGCCCACGAGCTCAAGCGCCGCGGTGGCGGCACGGGCGCGGCCTCCCTCTGTGGTGGTGGCGGTCAGGGTGACGCCCTGATCGTGCGCGTGCCGCGCGCCTGA
- the meaB gene encoding methylmalonyl Co-A mutase-associated GTPase MeaB — protein sequence MIRSVDVPVLVEQTRAGMPRAIGRLISLVDDQHPALREVMAALAPHTGGAHVIGLTGSPGVGKSTTTNALIGAYRAAGKSVAVLAVDPSSPFSGGALLGDRIRMSEAATDPGVYIRSLASRGHLGGLSVATPQAIRVLDAAGFDVVLVETVGVGQSEVAVAGSADTTLVLLAPGMGDGIQAAKAGILEIGDVFVVNKADREGADSTVRDLRHMIQMGEGTAPRGWRRRVVRASAVNGTGVDDIVAAVGEHLEWLAASGELRRRRTARAGDEISALAVAELRSRMGDLGAGGTLDRLADGVVDGRTDPFAAADVLLESVTG from the coding sequence GTGATCCGCAGCGTCGACGTCCCCGTCCTGGTCGAGCAGACCAGGGCGGGGATGCCGCGTGCCATCGGGCGGCTGATCTCGCTGGTCGACGACCAGCACCCCGCGCTGCGGGAGGTGATGGCCGCCCTGGCCCCCCACACGGGTGGGGCGCACGTCATCGGGCTGACCGGCTCGCCGGGGGTCGGCAAGTCCACGACGACCAATGCGCTCATCGGGGCCTACCGGGCGGCCGGCAAGAGCGTCGCGGTGCTCGCGGTGGACCCGTCCTCGCCCTTCTCCGGCGGTGCCCTCCTCGGTGACCGCATCCGGATGAGCGAGGCGGCGACCGACCCGGGCGTCTACATCCGCTCGCTCGCCTCGCGCGGGCACCTCGGCGGTCTCTCGGTCGCCACGCCCCAGGCGATCCGCGTCCTCGACGCCGCCGGCTTCGACGTCGTCCTCGTCGAGACGGTCGGCGTCGGCCAGTCCGAGGTCGCGGTCGCTGGCTCCGCGGACACGACGCTCGTCCTGCTCGCCCCCGGGATGGGCGACGGGATCCAGGCCGCCAAGGCCGGCATCCTGGAGATCGGCGACGTCTTCGTCGTCAACAAGGCCGACCGCGAGGGCGCCGACTCGACCGTCCGCGACCTGCGGCACATGATCCAGATGGGGGAGGGGACGGCCCCCCGTGGTTGGCGCCGCCGGGTCGTGCGCGCCTCCGCCGTGAACGGCACCGGCGTCGACGACATCGTCGCGGCCGTCGGCGAGCACCTCGAGTGGCTCGCCGCCAGCGGTGAGTTGCGCCGGCGCCGCACCGCCCGTGCCGGAGACGAGATCTCCGCGCTCGCCGTCGCCGAGCTGCGCTCGCGGATGGGTGACCTCGGGGCCGGCGGGACGCTCGACCGGCTCGCCGACGGTGTCGTCGACGGCAGGACGGACCCCTTCGCCGCCGCGGACGTCCTGCTCGAGTCCGTCACCGGGTGA
- a CDS encoding helix-turn-helix domain-containing protein: protein MINDTTHGWLPPSVVEEIETLVDDPAPHAVVLGRIGCGGSDAARLLAGRMGTDEPGAGSEGARHGDDPLDVVVLHGQDLEGDDGDERARSLAESGARLVLVPSTGAATVPTDLRGSCSILRLRPWSEDEVAEYLHHCHGAPPDRALVRSLVRATGGQPVFVRHFSLAQRGPLDDSAILTPSLWEHALDRQLTTLGSAAHSLLEELAIGFRAQVAPTAPTLLAASRPDRLVEELDRHALLGPDGELLPLVRVTVRSGIPTHRLLRLGRAVVEEMDDPTPHAEVIAELVADGLHGRRLAELTRDLGDARLPFAPQEAMQWYARSEEAGTPPSQLATRRAEASLHAGDVDAAAHICDLVLASGHAPDLPRAVATAVVAHVERGLVSQARELVMWAQGTLGTIADVDVTTVREAAGDPGASDPVTRTDGPGAAGPTTGAPTLGRVASSTARHGLRESLTGRTADAVAELVKAAHLLPPERCSLSPFPVFLVAGWAALHAGDPATAEAVAGRTRPSIGPHVVQRDLLLGWAALWLGHLAEARDHADRAAGGLHESQLRNRLLLAGLRSGIARRTADEAGTLRAWTEAMQLLGRVEPDLFMLLALGELNIAAVRVRASTALTADLDRAHQLLEDLGSPPLWRAPLDWSGVQAAILADRPADVAPHAAALVHAAAEHPFAARLAVAGRAWMHVLARDFDPADIHAAATGLAQVNQAWEGARLAAHAAARCDDPRAGTSLRELARSLRGADEGAGRTSAHEPAPGSVLLSEREVEVVRLVLDGKTYREVGAALFLSPRTVEHHMARIRRRSGAQSRSELLERLQLTLRGRGV from the coding sequence ATGATCAACGACACGACCCACGGCTGGCTCCCTCCGTCGGTCGTCGAGGAGATCGAGACCCTGGTGGACGACCCCGCACCCCATGCCGTCGTCCTGGGGCGCATCGGGTGCGGTGGCTCCGACGCCGCACGTCTGCTGGCCGGACGCATGGGCACGGACGAGCCGGGCGCCGGATCCGAGGGCGCCCGGCACGGGGACGACCCACTCGACGTGGTGGTGCTCCACGGTCAGGACCTCGAGGGCGACGACGGGGACGAGCGGGCGCGATCCCTCGCCGAGAGCGGCGCCAGGCTGGTCCTGGTGCCCTCGACCGGGGCGGCAACGGTCCCGACCGACCTGCGCGGCTCCTGCTCGATCCTGCGGCTGCGGCCCTGGTCCGAGGACGAGGTGGCCGAGTACCTCCACCACTGCCACGGGGCCCCACCCGACCGGGCGCTGGTGCGGTCACTCGTGCGGGCGACCGGCGGCCAGCCGGTCTTCGTCCGCCACTTCTCCCTGGCCCAGCGCGGACCCCTCGACGACTCCGCCATACTCACCCCCTCGCTGTGGGAGCACGCCCTCGACCGGCAGCTGACGACCTTGGGTTCCGCGGCGCACTCCCTCCTCGAGGAGCTCGCGATCGGTTTCCGCGCGCAGGTCGCCCCCACTGCCCCGACCTTGCTCGCGGCCTCCCGCCCGGACCGCCTCGTCGAGGAGCTGGACCGGCACGCCCTCCTGGGCCCGGACGGCGAGCTGCTTCCCCTCGTGCGGGTCACTGTGCGCAGCGGCATCCCGACCCACCGGCTCCTGCGGCTCGGTCGAGCGGTCGTCGAGGAGATGGACGATCCGACCCCGCACGCCGAGGTCATCGCCGAGCTGGTGGCCGATGGCCTGCACGGTCGGCGACTGGCCGAGCTCACCCGCGATCTGGGCGACGCCCGGCTGCCCTTCGCGCCGCAGGAGGCCATGCAGTGGTACGCCCGCTCCGAGGAGGCGGGCACGCCCCCCTCGCAGCTCGCGACGCGTCGGGCCGAGGCCTCCCTCCACGCCGGCGACGTCGACGCCGCCGCCCACATCTGCGACCTCGTACTGGCGTCCGGGCACGCTCCCGACCTGCCACGGGCGGTGGCCACGGCCGTCGTGGCCCACGTCGAGCGTGGGCTGGTCTCGCAGGCCCGCGAGCTGGTGATGTGGGCGCAGGGCACGCTCGGCACGATCGCGGACGTCGATGTCACCACCGTGCGCGAGGCGGCGGGTGACCCGGGAGCGTCGGACCCGGTCACGCGGACCGACGGGCCCGGCGCTGCCGGACCGACCACCGGCGCGCCGACGCTGGGCAGGGTGGCCTCCAGCACCGCACGCCACGGGTTGCGGGAGTCCCTGACGGGACGGACCGCCGACGCCGTCGCCGAGCTGGTCAAGGCGGCCCACCTCCTACCGCCTGAGCGCTGCTCCCTCAGCCCGTTCCCGGTCTTCCTGGTCGCCGGGTGGGCGGCGCTCCACGCAGGCGACCCCGCGACCGCCGAGGCGGTGGCCGGGCGCACCCGGCCCTCCATCGGCCCGCACGTCGTCCAGCGCGACCTGCTGCTGGGGTGGGCGGCGCTCTGGCTGGGCCATCTGGCCGAGGCCCGGGACCACGCCGACCGCGCCGCCGGCGGTCTCCACGAGAGCCAGCTGCGCAACCGGCTGCTCCTGGCCGGCCTCAGGTCGGGTATCGCCCGTCGGACCGCCGACGAGGCCGGGACGCTCCGAGCGTGGACAGAGGCGATGCAGCTCCTGGGTCGGGTGGAGCCCGACCTCTTCATGCTCCTGGCCCTGGGGGAGCTCAACATCGCCGCCGTGCGCGTCCGCGCCTCGACCGCGCTCACGGCTGACCTCGACCGGGCGCACCAGCTCCTGGAGGACCTGGGCTCCCCGCCGCTGTGGAGAGCTCCCCTGGACTGGTCGGGCGTGCAGGCCGCCATCCTCGCCGACCGCCCCGCGGACGTCGCACCCCACGCGGCCGCGCTCGTGCACGCCGCGGCCGAGCACCCCTTCGCCGCCCGACTGGCCGTGGCGGGGAGGGCGTGGATGCACGTCCTCGCCCGCGACTTCGACCCGGCGGACATCCACGCGGCTGCCACGGGGCTGGCGCAGGTCAACCAGGCCTGGGAGGGCGCCCGTCTGGCCGCGCACGCGGCCGCCCGCTGCGATGACCCACGGGCGGGCACCTCCCTTCGCGAGCTCGCCCGGAGCCTGCGCGGAGCGGACGAGGGCGCCGGCAGGACGTCCGCGCACGAGCCCGCCCCCGGCTCGGTCCTCCTCTCCGAGCGGGAGGTGGAGGTGGTGCGCCTCGTGCTCGACGGCAAGACCTACCGCGAGGTGGGCGCGGCGCTCTTCCTCTCGCCGCGCACGGTCGAGCACCACATGGCCCGTATCCGGCGGCGCAGCGGGGCGCAGTCACGCAGCGAGCTGCTCGAGCGTCTCCAGCTCACCCTCCGGGGCCGGGGCGTCTGA